One genomic window of [Clostridium] scindens ATCC 35704 includes the following:
- the spoIVA gene encoding stage IV sporulation protein A — MNTFQLYKDIQARTNGEIYIGVVGPVRTGKSTFIKRFMDMLVLPHMEDENGKARTKDELPQSASGRTIMTTEPKFVPKEAAQIKLSDDVTVNVRLIDCVGYMVDGASGHVEGNEERMVKTPWFDYEIPFTKAATIGTRKVIHDHATIGIVVTTDGSITDIPREGYKEAEEKTIRELQNIGKPFVVLVNSKKPFNDEARQAAEELEANFGVKAMPVNCEQLKEEDIYQIMEAVLYEFPVSEVQFFIPKWVEMLPRDHKIKQDMLVHIKEVMDRFSEIKDAAAGIQTPESPYIDEMKVDQIEMDTGCVKVRISVADRFYYEMLSELTGTHIAGQYELIAAMRDLSRLKEEYEGVRDAFTAVRMKGYGVVSPKKEEIVLEEPAIIKQGNKFGVKIHSEAPSIHLIRANIETEIAPIVGSEQQAEDLIRYIKDAKESEGGIWSTNIFGKSIEELVMDGMQNKMAMINDESQEKLQDTMQKIVNDSNGGLVCIII, encoded by the coding sequence ATGAATACGTTTCAGTTGTACAAAGATATACAAGCCAGAACAAATGGAGAGATATACATAGGAGTGGTGGGACCGGTAAGGACAGGGAAGTCCACATTTATCAAACGTTTCATGGATATGCTGGTACTCCCTCATATGGAGGATGAGAACGGCAAGGCGCGGACCAAGGATGAATTGCCACAGTCTGCCTCCGGGCGTACGATCATGACCACAGAGCCCAAATTCGTGCCAAAAGAAGCGGCGCAGATCAAGCTTTCTGATGATGTGACAGTCAATGTACGTCTGATCGACTGTGTCGGCTATATGGTAGACGGCGCTTCCGGACACGTGGAAGGCAATGAAGAACGCATGGTGAAGACGCCCTGGTTCGACTATGAGATCCCATTTACAAAAGCGGCAACCATCGGAACCCGCAAGGTCATCCACGACCATGCGACCATAGGCATCGTGGTGACCACGGACGGCAGCATTACCGATATCCCGCGGGAGGGATATAAGGAGGCGGAAGAAAAGACCATCCGGGAACTGCAGAACATCGGAAAGCCTTTCGTGGTACTGGTAAATTCAAAGAAGCCTTTTAATGACGAGGCAAGGCAGGCGGCAGAGGAACTGGAAGCAAACTTTGGCGTAAAAGCCATGCCGGTAAACTGCGAACAGTTAAAAGAAGAGGATATCTATCAGATCATGGAAGCGGTGCTGTATGAATTTCCGGTATCGGAAGTGCAGTTCTTTATTCCCAAGTGGGTGGAGATGCTTCCAAGGGATCATAAAATTAAGCAGGATATGCTGGTACATATTAAAGAAGTTATGGATCGGTTCAGCGAGATCAAGGACGCGGCCGCGGGAATCCAGACGCCGGAGAGTCCTTATATTGACGAGATGAAGGTAGACCAGATCGAAATGGATACCGGATGCGTGAAGGTCCGGATCAGCGTGGCAGACCGGTTCTACTACGAGATGCTCAGCGAACTGACGGGTACCCATATTGCGGGCCAGTATGAGTTGATTGCGGCCATGCGGGATCTGTCCCGGTTAAAGGAAGAGTATGAAGGCGTGCGGGATGCATTTACAGCGGTACGCATGAAGGGCTACGGCGTAGTCAGCCCCAAGAAGGAAGAGATCGTGCTGGAAGAGCCTGCCATCATCAAGCAGGGCAACAAGTTCGGCGTAAAGATCCATTCCGAAGCTCCGTCCATCCATCTGATCCGCGCCAACATCGAGACGGAGATAGCGCCTATCGTAGGAAGCGAGCAGCAGGCAGAAGACCTGATCCGCTATATCAAGGATGCCAAGGAGAGCGAAGGCGGCATCTGGAGTACGAATATTTTCGGCAAATCCATCGAAGAACTGGTGATGGACGGCATGCAGAATAAGATGGCAATGATCAATGACGAGAGCCAGGAAAAACTGCAGGATACTATGCAGAAGATCGTCAATGACAGCAACGGCGGGCTGGTATGCATCATCATCTAG
- a CDS encoding CidA/LrgA family protein, giving the protein MSAKILKQLGIILAICLAAEFIVSLLPIAFPSSVMAILVLALLLFTKILKEEHIRETGDFLLSNMALVFVPISIGMVEDVGLLKGQLAGFLIVVCISLVMTFLGTYASVRIVQICMKRLAGKGGQADE; this is encoded by the coding sequence ATGAGTGCAAAAATATTAAAGCAGCTGGGGATCATCCTAGCAATCTGCCTTGCGGCGGAATTCATCGTGTCGCTGCTGCCAATCGCATTTCCAAGCAGCGTCATGGCAATCCTGGTTCTGGCGCTTCTGCTGTTTACGAAGATACTGAAAGAAGAGCATATCCGGGAGACCGGGGACTTCCTGCTGTCGAATATGGCGCTGGTGTTCGTGCCGATTTCGATCGGCATGGTGGAAGATGTAGGGTTGCTGAAAGGCCAGCTGGCGGGATTCTTGATCGTGGTGTGCATCTCGCTGGTGATGACATTTCTGGGAACTTACGCCAGCGTGCGTATCGTGCAGATATGCATGAAGAGGCTGGCGGGAAAGGGAGGACAGGCAGATGAGTAA
- a CDS encoding LrgB family protein, which produces MSNLWSNPLFGILLSVMAFYIGGVAARKARTPIANPLLIAMVICVLVLKILHISYDDYMEGAQFVSMFLVPVTAMLGLSIYRQRKVLKEQFFPIVIGCLMGSLLSMGSTVALCRLLALHADIMHSLLPKSVTTAIALDVSSQLGGIESITMMAVIICGTGGAILHPFIIKMLKLKDPVAIGVAFGTASHAIGTSKALEMGEVEGAVSGVAMGVAGICTVIIALLL; this is translated from the coding sequence ATGAGTAATCTATGGTCCAATCCCTTGTTCGGCATTCTGCTGTCGGTGATGGCATTCTATATCGGAGGCGTGGCTGCTAGGAAGGCCAGGACGCCGATCGCCAACCCGCTGCTGATCGCCATGGTGATCTGCGTGCTGGTGCTCAAGATCCTGCATATATCCTATGATGACTACATGGAAGGCGCCCAGTTTGTCTCCATGTTCCTGGTGCCCGTGACAGCCATGCTGGGACTGTCCATCTACCGCCAGAGAAAAGTGCTCAAAGAGCAGTTTTTTCCCATCGTGATCGGCTGCCTGATGGGAAGCCTCCTATCTATGGGAAGCACGGTGGCATTATGCAGGCTGCTGGCCCTGCACGCAGATATAATGCATTCCCTGCTTCCAAAGTCGGTGACCACGGCGATCGCGCTGGATGTGTCATCCCAGCTTGGAGGGATAGAGTCCATTACCATGATGGCGGTCATTATCTGCGGGACCGGAGGCGCCATCCTCCATCCATTTATCATCAAGATGCTGAAGTTAAAGGATCCGGTAGCCATCGGCGTGGCATTTGGAACGGCCAGCCATGCGATCGGGACGTCCAAGGCGCTTGAGATGGGGGAAGTAGAAGGGGCCGTAAGCGGAGTGGCAATGGGAGTTGCAGGAATCTGCACCGTAATCATTGCATTATTATTGTAA
- a CDS encoding MogA/MoaB family molybdenum cofactor biosynthesis protein, translating into MRVAIITANTDIYRDREENESGEVIKKIVEEAGLEIVFMRALPTDRKVLSTVMQRMADNHLTDLILTTGGAGCGPMDCTPEATMDVVERPLLGIPEAMRAHTMKLTKRSMLNRAVAGIRQDVLIVNLPGKAGAVKESLRYLLPELVHAVNVIKGEA; encoded by the coding sequence ATGAGGGTCGCAATTATTACAGCAAACACAGACATATACAGAGACAGGGAAGAAAATGAAAGTGGAGAAGTAATTAAGAAGATTGTAGAGGAGGCAGGACTTGAGATCGTATTCATGAGGGCATTGCCTACAGACCGGAAGGTACTGTCAACAGTGATGCAGAGGATGGCCGACAATCATCTGACAGACTTGATCCTGACCACGGGGGGCGCAGGATGCGGTCCTATGGACTGCACGCCGGAGGCAACCATGGACGTTGTTGAAAGACCTCTTTTAGGAATACCGGAGGCAATGCGGGCGCACACCATGAAACTGACCAAGCGTTCCATGCTCAACCGGGCCGTAGCGGGAATCCGCCAGGATGTGCTGATCGTGAATCTCCCGGGCAAGGCCGGGGCGGTAAAGGAAAGCCTCAGATATCTGCTTCCCGAACTGGTACATGCTGTGAACGTGATCAAGGGAGAGGCATAA
- a CDS encoding MBL fold metallo-hydrolase: MKITYLEHSGFTIEHEDVVMIFDYYKGRLPDMPTEKKVYVFASHGHYDHFKRKIFQWSDAYENIKYILSSDITDRGPKGRTIYLEPRKEIQLDGMKIRTLRSTDEGVAFFVRLKEMTIFHAGDLNWWHWEDESETYNEMMRRNYQYEIGKIEGEKIDVAFLPLDLRQEEQFFWGMDYFMRHTDTRHVFPMHMWGRYEAYERLMERPESEGYRQKVMHITRTQQVFELEERKE, translated from the coding sequence ATGAAAATTACGTATCTGGAACACAGTGGTTTTACAATCGAGCATGAAGACGTGGTCATGATATTTGATTACTATAAGGGACGGCTTCCAGATATGCCTACAGAGAAAAAAGTGTATGTATTCGCAAGCCATGGGCATTATGATCATTTTAAGAGAAAGATATTCCAGTGGTCGGATGCATATGAGAATATCAAATATATTCTGTCCAGTGATATTACGGACCGGGGGCCGAAAGGCAGAACGATTTATCTGGAGCCCCGTAAGGAGATACAACTGGATGGGATGAAGATCCGGACTCTTCGCTCTACGGATGAGGGCGTGGCGTTTTTTGTGCGCCTGAAGGAGATGACCATATTTCACGCGGGGGATCTGAACTGGTGGCACTGGGAAGATGAAAGCGAGACCTACAATGAGATGATGCGCCGCAATTACCAGTATGAGATAGGCAAGATCGAGGGTGAAAAGATTGACGTGGCGTTCCTTCCTCTGGATCTGCGCCAGGAGGAGCAATTCTTTTGGGGGATGGATTATTTCATGCGCCATACGGATACAAGGCATGTATTCCCGATGCATATGTGGGGGAGATACGAGGCTTATGAGCGCCTGATGGAACGGCCGGAATCAGAAGGATACCGGCAGAAGGTCATGCATATCACCAGGACGCAGCAGGTGTTTGAACTGGAAGAGAGGAAGGAGTAG